One genomic region from Asterias amurensis chromosome 7, ASM3211899v1 encodes:
- the LOC139940046 gene encoding monocarboxylate transporter 13-like — protein sequence MDHSVPAESRKAKWLTLVAAHLCFMLWEGLCKSLGVMLQSARDQFDSETWAVGSSIGLMVASRGFSGPLLRLLEVKFQYRQIAFVSGLAAGIGVVAASFTTNVVHFALCLLLFPGLAFGLILNSALVLLGHHFTEFYACANGVAYSGLSVGILVFAPLSQLLLDTYGWHGALLLIGGIQFHLAVLGCLLRPVNTSSQIQHGGYSELNTHPSTCHEEHDEESTCLEKGRSLDRCKNLFRKFIKATSLDLFSEVSYLTLIACVCNVCFVNVSWLVYSVPHLLIKGLTAYNATIIVCAGGIGIFIGQIGHGLLVDFHVVKGRTMLYAANITIGLTLLSDPLLNCTWPLVANNFFFGIGIGITLPLTYTMMREVVGVARMTSALGWAELVGGVLRVVASFMTGWFYDQSGSYDSAFILLGCMSILVIVFLILEDIVYAVREKRR from the exons ATGGACCACAGTGTCCCCGCCGAGAGCCGAAAAGCAAAATGGCTGACTCTCGTCGCTGCCCACCTTTGCTTCATGTTATGGGAAGGGCTGTGCAAAAGTTTAGGAGTGATGTTGCAGTCGGCAAGAGATCAGTTCGACTCGGAGACTTGGGCTGTGGGTTCCAGCATCGGTCTGATGGTTGCGTCCAGAGGATTTTCAG gTCCATTGTTACGACTGCTTGAGGTTAAGTTCCAGTACCGTCAGATAGCCTTCGTGAGTGGCCTTGCGGCAGGCATTGGTGTTGTAGCAGCCTCATTCACAACAAACGTTGTCCACTTTGCCCTTTGTCTTCTATTGTTTCCCG GTTTGGCGTTTGGACTTATTCTGAACTCAGCACTTGTACTACTCGGTCATCATTTTACAGAGTTCTACGCATGCGCAAACGGTGTTGCTTACTCGGGTCTCTCCGTCGGTATCTTGGTATTTGCTCCTCTGTCTCAGTTGCTATTGGATACGTATGGTTGGCATGGCGCCCTCTTGCTGATTGGGGGAATACAGTTTCATCTTGCCGTCTTGGGATGTCTTCTCAGACCAGTAAATACGTCATCTCAAATCCAACATGGCGGATATTCTGAGCTTAACACACATCCAAGCACGTGTCATGAAGAACATGATGAAGAATCTACGTGTCTTGAAAAAGGAAGATCTCTTGACCGGTGTAAAAATCTGTTTAGGAAATTCATTAAAGCTACAAGTTTAGACTTGTTCAGCGAGGTATCATACTTGACTTTGATAGCTTGTGTTTGTAACGTGTGTTTTGTCAACGTGTCATGGCTTGTGTACTCGGTCCCTCATCTCCTCATCAAAGGTCTAACGGCGTACAATGCTACCATTATCGTCTGTGCTGGCGGGATCGGAATCTTCATTGGGCAAATAGGCCATGGACTCTTGGTTGATTTCCACGTGGTGAAGGGACGAACAATGCTTTACGCGGCAAACATCACTATAGGGTTAACTCTACTTAGCGATCCATTGCTCAACTGTACATGGCCGCTAGTTGCCAATAATTTCTTCTTCGGGATTGGTATTGGCATCACGTTGCCTCTGACGTATACTATGATGAGAGAAGTGGTGGGCGTGGCCAGAATGACCAGTGCATTGGGCTGGGCGGAGCTGGTTGGAGGAGTGTTGCGAGTTGTTGCGAGTTTTATGACTG GCTGGTTTTACGACCAAAGTGGAAGTTATGACTCTGCGTTCATTCTATTGGGATGTATGTCGATTTTAGTTATTGTATTTCTCATCCTTGAAGACATTGTATACGCCGTACGTGAGAAAAGAAGATAG